AGGCCTGGGTGACGTGGTCGACGGTGAACAGGGCGGCCATGGTCAGGCGGCTCCCTTGCTGAGCTTGCGCCCGGCGAAGGCCACCAGGCGATCAAGCAGCAGGCCGACAAGACCCACATAGATGATGGCCAGCACGATCTCACTGGAGCTGCCATCACCCCCTGAGTTGTAGGCATCCCAGATGAAATAGCCGATGCCGCCGTCGGCCTTGAGCATTTCGGCGGCAACGATCGCCAGCCAGGCCAGACCAACGGCGATGCGCAGGCCCGCAAACACGAAAGGTACGGTGGCCGGGATCACGATGTCCCTGATGTAGGCGCCTTTCCGCAGCTTCAGCACCCTGGCGACGTTGATGTAGTCCTCGGGGATCTCACGGATGCCGATGGCCGTGTTGATGATGATGGGCCAGATCGCCGTGATGAAGATCACGAAGACGGCGGAGACGGTGGAATCCTGGAACACCATCAGGGCGATCGGGAACCAGGCCAGGGGAGGCACGGTGCGCAGCACCTGGATCACGGGGTCAAAGCCCTTGCCGAGGAAGCGGCTCATCCCCAGGAGGCCGCCGATGGTGATCCCCACCACCGCGGCCAGTCCGTAGCCCATGGCCACCCGCTGCAGCGAGATCAGGATCTGCCAGGCCAGGCCTTTGCTGGTGCCCCCATCATCGAAGAAGGGATGGATGATGTACGGGTCCCACGTGTCGACAACGACATTGATGGGCCCCGGCAGGCGGGCGACTCCCAGGATCAGGGACAGCAGCTGCCACAGCACCAGAAAGGCGCCGATGCAGATCAGATAGGGAGATACCCGGGACACCCAGATCGGCGTGATCCTCCGGGAACGGTGGTGCGGTGCTGCTGCGCTGAGGGCCATGGGGGATGGGTGGGAAATGGCGGCGGGGAGAAGGGAAGGAGTGGCTTCCGCTTCAGGACATGGCCTTGATCTTCAGGGCGTCCAGGTAGGCCTTCGGATTTCCCGGGTCGAAGACGACACCGTCGAAGAAGGTTTCCTTGCCACGGGAATCACTGGCGGGAATCGCCTTGTCCTGCCCGATCGCCTTGGCCGCCTCCTTCCAGAGATCGGCCCGGTTCACCTGGTTCACGAGGGCGTCGACGTCGGTGCTGGCGGGGAGGTAGCCCCAGCGCATGTCCTCGATCACGAACCACTGGTCGTGGCTCTTGAACGGGAAGGAGGCGTTCTCGCTCCAGAAGCGCATCCGGTAGGGGCTGTCGGTCACCGTGCGACCGTCGCCGGCATCGAAGGTGCCGGCCAGGCGGGGTTTGATGTCGGCCACCGACGCCTTGAAATACCTGTCCTTCGAGGTGATCTCACAGAGCTCGTCGAGGTTGGCGGGGTCCTCGCACCACATCTGCGCCTCTAGCACCGCCATCAGCAGGGCCTTGGTGGCCTTGGGATTCTTGGCGACCCAGTCGGCACGCATCGAGAAGGACTTCTCCGGGTGGAACTTCCAGAGTTCACCCGTCTCCGCCGCCGTGTAGCCCAGCTTCTTGTTGACCAGCCGCTGGTTCCAGGGCTCGCCGACACAGAAGGTGTCCATGGTGCCGGTCTGCATGTTGGCCACCATCTGGGGCGGGGGCACCACCACCAGGTCGGCGTCCTTGTTGGGGTCGATGCCGTTGGCGGCCAGCCAGTACCGCATCCACAGGTCGTGGGTGCCGCCGGGGAAGGTGACGGCCGCCTTGAACTTCCGGCCGGTCTTGGCCGTGGCGGCCACGGCGTCGGCGAGGCCGGCCTTGTTGTCGATGGTGAGCTTGTTGGCCAGGAAGTCCTTCGAGACCGATAGACCCTGGCCCTGCAGATTCAGCCGGGCCAGGGTGGCCATCGGCAGCGGCTGCTGGCTCTTGGTGATCTTGCCCGCCGCCAGCAGCAGGGGCATCGGCGTGAGGATGTGGGCGCCATCAATGCCGCCGCCGCCGCCGCCCAGTTCCAGGTTGTCGCGGGTGACGGCCCAGGAGGTCTGCTTCATCACCTTCACCTCCGGCATGCCGTGCTTGGCGAAGAAGCCCTTCTCCTTGGCGATGATCAGCGGGGCGGCATCGGTGAGGGCGATGAAGCCAAGGGACACACCGGTGACCTCGGGCGCATCGGCGCCACCGGCGGCCGGAGCGGCGGCGGGGGTGGCGACCTCCTTCTTGCCGCCACAGGCACTCAGCCAGATGGCGCCTGCCGTGGTGCCGGCAGCGGTGATCAGGAACTTGCGACGGGAAAGGTTGGACATGAAGCCTGAAGGGGAGCCAGGGAGGACCGGAGGGATGCACCGTGAGGTGCATGTGTTCTCAGGACGGGCTCCACAACGAAGCGCATCGTGCTGGCGAAAAGTGGGGTGGCTGGCGCGCAGGCTGACCAGTCAACTCTCAAAAGACCACGCCGGCGGCCCTCCCCAGGGTCGCGTCGGTTACCGATTCGGATCTTCGAGCGGCGGGTCTCCGTTCTCCGGCGCCGCCAGCTGGCGGCGCAGCCGTTCGCCGCTGCGGGCCATCAGCAGCGCCGTGGCCTGCTCGAGGGCGTCCTCGAGGTGCTCGAAGCGTCCGGCGAACCAGAGGTAGGCCGCCACGTTCCAGCGCAGCGCCGGGACCAGGGATCCTTCGCCGCTGAGGGCCGCCAGGGCCTCGGTTCGCCAGGCCTCCAGGCCCTGCCAGGGCACCTCGGCGCTGGTGATGCCGTGGTCGCGGGGGTGGAGCAGGATCCGCTCGGTGGCTCCCCGGCGCACGCGGGCGGTGATGCCGGCGCGGGAGGTGGGCAGATCGGTGGAGCCCTCCAGGCCCTTCACCGTCAGCAGGTCAGTCTCGCCGCAGTCCTGCAGGGCCTGCCAGGCGCGGGTCTCGGTGGGGGGATGGACGAAGCCGCTCACCAGCAGGTGCTCCCCCCGGTGCGGTGTCCAGAGCAGCTCCAGGCTCGCTATCGGCGGCCGTTTGCCGATGGCGTCCCGCACCGGCACCAGCCGCTCCGCCCAGGCGAAATGGTCGGGCTGGTGGGTGAGGGCCAGCCCGTGCCGATCGAGGCGCCGCTGCACCTCCTCGAGCGGCAGGCCGGTCCAGCTGATGCCGATGGCGCCGAACAGCTCCGCCAGGGTGACGCCGAACTTCACCGGCATCGGATCGCCGCCGTGCAGCACCACCGGCACCGCGTCGCTGGCCAGCACCAGGGCCACCAGCGGCAGCAGGGGGGCGGTGCGGCTGCGGCCGTCGTAGGGCACCCCGAAGCACAGTGGCCGCCGGCCGGGGGTTTCCAGCACCGGCCCGCTGCGCCGGTAACTGTCGAGCATGCCGGAGAGTTCGGTCGGGTGGGGGCGGCGGATCCGGTGGGCGATCAGGAAGGC
This genomic stretch from Cyanobium gracile PCC 6307 harbors:
- a CDS encoding anthranilate phosphoribosyltransferase; the encoded protein is MSSLLPEPAGPGPDAIPPGTAQPLNAAEDRRLVRLRALGPERARFRELIGKVGSGEHTSTGLDRQEAAEAMDLMLQGLVDDAQMGAFLIAHRIRRPHPTELSGMLDSYRRSGPVLETPGRRPLCFGVPYDGRSRTAPLLPLVALVLASDAVPVVLHGGDPMPVKFGVTLAELFGAIGISWTGLPLEEVQRRLDRHGLALTHQPDHFAWAERLVPVRDAIGKRPPIASLELLWTPHRGEHLLVSGFVHPPTETRAWQALQDCGETDLLTVKGLEGSTDLPTSRAGITARVRRGATERILLHPRDHGITSAEVPWQGLEAWRTEALAALSGEGSLVPALRWNVAAYLWFAGRFEHLEDALEQATALLMARSGERLRRQLAAPENGDPPLEDPNR
- the ntrB gene encoding nitrate ABC transporter permease; amino-acid sequence: MALSAAAPHHRSRRITPIWVSRVSPYLICIGAFLVLWQLLSLILGVARLPGPINVVVDTWDPYIIHPFFDDGGTSKGLAWQILISLQRVAMGYGLAAVVGITIGGLLGMSRFLGKGFDPVIQVLRTVPPLAWFPIALMVFQDSTVSAVFVIFITAIWPIIINTAIGIREIPEDYINVARVLKLRKGAYIRDIVIPATVPFVFAGLRIAVGLAWLAIVAAEMLKADGGIGYFIWDAYNSGGDGSSSEIVLAIIYVGLVGLLLDRLVAFAGRKLSKGAA
- a CDS encoding CmpA/NrtA family ABC transporter substrate-binding protein: MSNLSRRKFLITAAGTTAGAIWLSACGGKKEVATPAAAPAAGGADAPEVTGVSLGFIALTDAAPLIIAKEKGFFAKHGMPEVKVMKQTSWAVTRDNLELGGGGGGIDGAHILTPMPLLLAAGKITKSQQPLPMATLARLNLQGQGLSVSKDFLANKLTIDNKAGLADAVAATAKTGRKFKAAVTFPGGTHDLWMRYWLAANGIDPNKDADLVVVPPPQMVANMQTGTMDTFCVGEPWNQRLVNKKLGYTAAETGELWKFHPEKSFSMRADWVAKNPKATKALLMAVLEAQMWCEDPANLDELCEITSKDRYFKASVADIKPRLAGTFDAGDGRTVTDSPYRMRFWSENASFPFKSHDQWFVIEDMRWGYLPASTDVDALVNQVNRADLWKEAAKAIGQDKAIPASDSRGKETFFDGVVFDPGNPKAYLDALKIKAMS